One window of Robiginitalea biformata HTCC2501 genomic DNA carries:
- a CDS encoding peptidase domain-containing ABC transporter: protein MAKAIMTTWQRLMGLLNLEKKDILQVFYYAIFAGLVNLSLPLGIQAIINLIQGAQVSTSWIVLVILVTLGVVFVGVLQLMQIRIIENLQQKIFTRSSFEFAFRFPKILMSELTHFYPPELANRFFDTLTVQKSLSKILIDFPAALLQILLGLLLLSFYHPFFIAYGILLLLLIYAVFKLTAKKGLETSLEESKHKYRVAHWIQEVARSIVSFKLSGKTSLAVDKNDHLVTRYLKARESHFRVLVLQFIQMIGFKVLVTAGLLIIGGLLVLNQQMNIGQFVAAEIIILLVITSVEKLILGLESAYDLLTSLEKLGQVVDKELEPLEGETPLDESETLDVELREITYHSADEQKTIIDHFSVQIPSGSRIVIKGPSGSGKTTLLRLITGILRPDSGQIFANGISLDSMLLNHYRSQLGQCLPEETPFEGTLLENLTFGNPNIPMEEVYRALEQIRLLSFVKALPQGLKTVIYPEGRQFPYVVARKIVLARSILNRPKLLALKDPLDQFEPGEASEIMDFLTDKDNPWSLVVVSSNDRWEEQCARVLEMDSGRLIKDSGPC from the coding sequence ATGGCAAAAGCGATTATGACTACCTGGCAGCGCCTGATGGGGCTCCTGAACCTTGAGAAGAAAGACATCCTGCAGGTATTCTACTACGCAATCTTCGCGGGCCTTGTCAATTTGTCCCTGCCGCTTGGAATCCAGGCAATCATCAACCTGATACAGGGGGCCCAGGTGAGCACTTCCTGGATTGTACTGGTAATTCTCGTTACCCTGGGGGTGGTCTTTGTCGGCGTCCTCCAGCTGATGCAGATCCGAATCATCGAGAATTTGCAGCAAAAGATATTTACCCGTTCCTCGTTTGAATTTGCCTTTCGGTTCCCGAAGATCCTGATGAGCGAGCTGACCCATTTTTACCCGCCGGAACTGGCCAATCGTTTTTTTGATACGCTAACCGTTCAGAAATCGCTTTCCAAGATCCTGATCGATTTCCCGGCGGCCCTGCTCCAGATTCTCCTGGGCCTGCTGCTGCTTTCCTTCTACCACCCGTTTTTCATCGCCTACGGCATTTTACTGCTCCTGCTGATCTATGCGGTATTTAAGTTAACGGCAAAAAAGGGGCTGGAGACCAGTTTGGAGGAATCCAAGCACAAGTACCGGGTGGCCCACTGGATCCAGGAAGTGGCCCGGAGCATCGTAAGCTTTAAACTATCCGGGAAAACCTCCCTGGCCGTCGATAAGAACGACCATTTGGTAACCCGTTACCTGAAGGCCCGGGAGAGCCATTTCCGGGTGCTGGTATTGCAGTTTATCCAGATGATCGGCTTTAAAGTCCTGGTCACGGCGGGGTTACTCATTATCGGCGGTTTGCTCGTCCTGAACCAGCAGATGAATATCGGCCAGTTTGTCGCTGCGGAGATTATCATCCTGCTGGTCATCACCTCGGTTGAAAAGCTCATTCTCGGCCTGGAATCCGCATACGACCTGCTCACGTCCCTGGAAAAACTCGGGCAGGTGGTGGACAAGGAACTCGAGCCCCTGGAAGGGGAGACCCCGCTGGATGAATCTGAAACCCTGGATGTAGAACTCCGGGAGATCACCTACCACTCTGCGGACGAGCAGAAAACGATCATCGATCACTTTTCCGTTCAAATACCCTCCGGGAGTCGCATCGTGATCAAGGGCCCGTCCGGCTCGGGCAAGACCACGTTGCTTCGGCTCATAACCGGGATATTGCGGCCGGATTCGGGGCAGATTTTTGCCAACGGGATTTCCCTGGACAGCATGCTGCTGAACCATTACCGCTCGCAGCTCGGGCAGTGTCTGCCCGAGGAAACGCCCTTTGAAGGCACTTTGCTCGAAAACCTGACCTTTGGCAACCCGAACATCCCCATGGAGGAGGTGTACCGGGCCCTGGAACAAATCCGGTTGCTCTCGTTTGTCAAGGCGCTACCCCAGGGCCTCAAAACGGTCATCTATCCGGAAGGACGGCAATTCCCCTATGTGGTTGCCCGGAAAATCGTGCTGGCAAGGAGTATCCTGAACCGGCCAAAACTCCTTGCGCTCAAGGACCCCCTGGATCAGTTTGAACCCGGGGAAGCCAGTGAAATCATGGATTTCCTGACCGATAAGGACAATCCCTGGTCCCTGGTAGTGGTTAGTTCCAACGACCGTTGGGAAGAGCAGTGCGCCCGTGTTCTGGAGATGGACTCCGGCAGATTAATCAAAGACTCCGGCCCATGTTGA
- a CDS encoding HlyD family secretion protein, with product MLNITKNRLNRDVDLRQFESGRLVIHQRYYKHFNRFLLAFAGIAVIILFLPWTQTVSGTGYLTTLRPDQRPQTVQSPIPGRIEKWHVREGDFVLAGDTILVMSEVKDEYFDPQLVDRTRQQIDAKSRSVGSYQEKVRALENQVAALGQEQALKLEQTRNKLMQARLKVKSDSIDLEAARTGISIAQRQYDRTSTLEEEGLKAVTDVEEKRLKLQEAQAKLISAENKLLASKNEVLNARMEVGRIQAEYQDKVAKAQSELFTAQSAQFDTEAQVTKLENQFTNYERRRELNVIRAPQAGYVNKALQAGIGQTFKEGEQLVSIMPASVDLAVEAYISPIDLPLIHVGEKFRIQFDGWPAIVFSGWPNISFGTYGGVVVAIETYISPNGKYRILIAPDPDDHPWPDKIRVGSGANSLALLEDVPIWFEVWRQLNGFPPNYYTPERSAAGLSGKNQP from the coding sequence ATGTTGAATATCACAAAGAACAGACTGAACCGGGACGTGGACCTGCGGCAATTCGAGTCGGGGCGACTGGTCATCCACCAGCGGTACTACAAACATTTTAATCGCTTCCTGCTGGCCTTTGCAGGTATTGCGGTGATCATCCTGTTTTTGCCTTGGACACAGACCGTCAGCGGGACGGGGTATCTCACCACCCTGCGGCCCGACCAGCGGCCCCAGACGGTGCAATCACCCATCCCCGGACGGATCGAGAAATGGCATGTCCGGGAAGGGGACTTTGTCCTTGCAGGCGATACGATCCTGGTCATGTCGGAAGTCAAAGACGAATACTTCGACCCGCAGCTCGTAGACCGCACGCGTCAGCAGATCGATGCGAAAAGCCGGTCGGTGGGATCCTATCAGGAGAAGGTACGGGCACTGGAGAACCAGGTAGCCGCCCTGGGCCAGGAGCAGGCCCTGAAACTCGAACAGACGCGGAATAAGCTCATGCAGGCCCGGTTAAAAGTCAAGAGCGACAGTATTGACCTGGAGGCTGCCCGTACAGGGATTTCCATTGCCCAGCGGCAGTACGACCGGACCAGTACCCTCGAGGAGGAAGGTCTCAAGGCAGTCACGGATGTGGAAGAGAAACGGCTCAAGCTCCAGGAGGCGCAGGCGAAGCTCATATCGGCGGAAAACAAGTTGCTGGCGAGCAAGAATGAGGTGTTGAACGCCCGGATGGAAGTGGGGCGCATTCAGGCCGAGTATCAGGACAAGGTCGCCAAAGCGCAAAGTGAGCTATTTACGGCCCAGTCGGCACAATTCGATACGGAGGCCCAGGTGACCAAATTGGAAAACCAGTTCACGAATTACGAGCGGCGGCGCGAATTGAACGTGATCCGCGCGCCCCAGGCAGGGTACGTCAACAAAGCGCTGCAGGCCGGGATCGGCCAGACCTTCAAGGAGGGCGAACAGTTGGTGAGCATCATGCCGGCGTCCGTAGACCTGGCGGTGGAAGCCTACATTTCCCCCATCGACCTGCCGCTCATCCACGTGGGCGAGAAGTTCCGGATCCAGTTTGACGGCTGGCCGGCCATCGTGTTCAGCGGGTGGCCCAATATCTCCTTCGGGACCTACGGGGGGGTTGTTGTGGCCATCGAAACCTATATCAGCCCGAATGGCAAGTACCGCATATTGATAGCCCCGGACCCGGACGACCACCCCTGGCCGGACAAGATCCGCGTCGGGTCCGGGGCGAACAGCCTGGCATTGCTCGAAGATGTACCCATCTGGTTTGAAGTCTGGCGGCAACTCAACGGATTCCCGCCAAACTACTACACCCCGGAGCGGTCGGCGGCGGGATTAAGCGGAAAAAACCAGCCATGA
- a CDS encoding TolC family protein, protein MKIPVILIACICCLAGLQAQPGNLPERAGNPEGQSDTLVLGFREFIAQVKQFHPLARQARLVLDAGEAGLLQARGGFDPKLEVDLERKEFKGTEYYDRLNATFKIPTWYGVEFKGQFSENDGAFLNPDEALPDAGLYSAGVSVSVGRGIWMDKRMAVLKKARLYRQQSQADLELLVNALLFEASLAYFDWLQAYQDLAVFEGFVRNARVRLEGIRQSALAGDRPTIDTVEARIAFANRRLSLEQARVRTTQAALEVSTYLWLEDDLPVELQPWVVPEVNPALSVDRALGLDLELGEDWISAEHPKLRSLQYKLEALDVERQLKASRLLPEIDLEYNFLTETPELLNSFDTGQYKGGLSFRMPLFLRKERGELKLAKIRFRDTELERLSTQVGIRNKVLGIFTELESFETQNSLIRDIVRDYDQLLRAEERKFEFGESSVFLINSRERALIDARLKSNEVGNKFLSAKAKLFQALALGQEEVGEQP, encoded by the coding sequence ATGAAGATACCGGTGATTCTCATCGCGTGCATCTGCTGCCTGGCGGGGCTTCAGGCCCAACCAGGCAACCTCCCCGAACGGGCCGGCAACCCGGAAGGCCAATCGGACACCCTGGTTTTGGGGTTCCGGGAATTCATTGCGCAGGTCAAACAGTTCCACCCGCTGGCCCGTCAGGCGCGGCTCGTCCTGGACGCGGGGGAAGCCGGTTTGTTGCAGGCCCGCGGTGGCTTCGATCCGAAACTCGAGGTAGACCTCGAGCGGAAAGAGTTCAAGGGCACCGAATACTACGACCGCCTGAACGCCACTTTTAAGATTCCCACCTGGTACGGCGTGGAATTTAAGGGGCAGTTTTCCGAGAATGACGGGGCCTTCCTGAACCCGGACGAGGCCCTGCCGGACGCGGGGTTGTACAGCGCCGGGGTTTCCGTATCGGTTGGCCGGGGCATCTGGATGGATAAAAGGATGGCGGTGCTGAAGAAGGCCCGGCTCTACCGCCAACAGAGCCAGGCAGATCTGGAGCTCCTGGTAAACGCCCTTCTTTTTGAGGCCTCCCTGGCGTATTTTGACTGGTTGCAGGCCTATCAGGATCTCGCCGTTTTTGAAGGGTTTGTGCGGAATGCCCGGGTGCGGCTGGAAGGCATCCGCCAAAGTGCCCTGGCCGGGGACCGGCCTACCATCGACACGGTGGAGGCGCGCATCGCCTTTGCCAACCGGCGCCTCAGCCTGGAACAGGCCCGGGTTCGCACTACACAGGCCGCCCTGGAGGTGTCTACCTATTTGTGGCTGGAAGACGACCTGCCCGTGGAACTCCAACCCTGGGTGGTTCCCGAGGTCAATCCGGCACTGTCCGTAGACCGGGCCCTGGGTCTGGACCTGGAATTGGGCGAAGACTGGATTTCCGCCGAACACCCGAAGCTGCGCTCCCTCCAGTATAAATTGGAGGCCCTCGATGTGGAGCGCCAATTGAAGGCCAGCCGGTTGCTCCCCGAGATTGACCTGGAATACAACTTCCTGACCGAGACGCCCGAATTGCTGAACTCCTTCGATACGGGTCAGTACAAAGGGGGCCTCAGTTTCCGGATGCCGCTGTTCCTCCGGAAGGAACGGGGGGAACTCAAACTGGCCAAAATCCGGTTTCGGGACACGGAACTCGAAAGGCTCAGCACCCAGGTGGGGATTCGGAACAAGGTTTTGGGTATCTTTACCGAGTTGGAGTCCTTTGAGACCCAGAACAGCCTGATCCGGGATATTGTCAGGGACTACGATCAGCTGCTTCGCGCCGAGGAGCGGAAGTTTGAATTCGGAGAGAGTTCCGTGTTCCTGATCAACTCCCGGGAACGGGCCCTGATCGACGCCCGCCTGAAATCGAATGAAGTGGGCAACAAGTTCCTTTCTGCCAAGGCGAAGCTCTTCCAGGCACTGGCGCTGGGGCAGGAGGAGGTTGGGGAACAACCCTGA
- a CDS encoding YitT family protein, which yields MKQRSRTARNILIDTFYIVLGIASAAFGLESFLLPNRFIDGGATGISLLISSVADAPLALLIVLVNIPFLVFGYRVVGRGFVLRAALAILGLAVSLTLFEYPEVTDDPLLVSVFGGFFLGAGIGLSIRGGGVLDGTEVLAIYLSKKLRVKIGDVIVMINIVIFVAAAYLLSLEAALYSMLTYLAASKTLDFVVDGVEEYHGVTIISEKSDAIREMLIEKLGRGVTLLPARGGYRVSGGHRSYEAVFSVITRLEISRLYRELDEIDPGAFVVMHRISDTRGGMIKKRRL from the coding sequence ATGAAACAACGCAGCCGCACCGCCCGGAATATCCTGATAGACACCTTTTACATCGTGCTGGGGATTGCCTCGGCCGCCTTCGGCCTGGAAAGTTTCCTGTTGCCCAACCGGTTTATCGACGGGGGCGCCACAGGGATCTCCCTGTTGATCTCCAGCGTGGCGGACGCACCCCTCGCCCTGCTCATCGTTTTGGTAAATATCCCATTCCTGGTCTTCGGATACCGGGTGGTGGGACGGGGTTTTGTGCTGCGGGCCGCCCTGGCCATCCTGGGCCTGGCCGTCTCCCTGACCCTGTTCGAGTACCCGGAAGTGACGGACGACCCGTTGCTCGTTTCCGTGTTTGGCGGTTTTTTCCTCGGGGCGGGGATCGGCCTGTCCATCCGGGGAGGCGGCGTGCTGGACGGCACCGAAGTCCTGGCCATCTACCTGAGTAAGAAACTGCGGGTGAAAATCGGGGATGTAATCGTGATGATCAATATCGTGATTTTTGTCGCGGCCGCCTACCTGCTCTCCCTGGAAGCGGCCCTCTATTCGATGCTCACCTACCTGGCGGCATCCAAAACGCTCGATTTTGTGGTAGACGGGGTGGAGGAATATCACGGGGTGACGATCATTTCGGAGAAAAGCGACGCAATCCGCGAAATGCTTATCGAGAAACTCGGGCGCGGGGTGACCCTGTTACCCGCCCGGGGCGGTTACCGGGTTAGCGGAGGCCACCGGAGCTACGAGGCGGTGTTTTCGGTGATCACGCGATTGGAAATCAGCAGGTTGTATCGTGAACTGGATGAAATTGACCCCGGGGCCTTTGTGGTGATGCACCGTATTAGCGATACGCGGGGCGGGATGATCAAGAAACGCCGGCTCTAG
- a CDS encoding TonB family protein — MQLNRSQLSLLITGFTLGIVVLTLFNIHLGSVQAEEYVIEMSLSEEDLETLVEEEQEVEETQQADVESHMAFNETAKPSFGNPEPLKTLQEILEERQELSDSDPGSDLSEDNAAFSDHLRELAQKREASRELLGEKEAVKKEYTNYLKDKRTSISYSLVDRNAYELPPPIYTCIEGGKVVVNIEVDRQGYVTDAHFNANSSSTSNGCLVENAIAYAQRARFSPATRDGQKGSITYLFISK, encoded by the coding sequence ATGCAGTTGAACCGCAGTCAATTATCGCTTCTCATTACCGGCTTTACGCTGGGAATCGTGGTATTGACCCTGTTCAACATACATCTGGGCAGCGTACAGGCCGAGGAGTACGTAATCGAGATGAGCCTTTCCGAGGAAGACCTGGAGACCCTGGTGGAGGAAGAGCAGGAGGTGGAGGAGACCCAGCAGGCCGACGTCGAAAGCCACATGGCCTTTAACGAGACGGCGAAACCCAGTTTCGGCAATCCCGAACCCCTGAAAACCCTTCAGGAAATCCTCGAGGAGCGCCAGGAACTCTCCGACTCAGACCCCGGTTCCGACCTTTCGGAAGACAACGCAGCATTTTCGGATCACCTCAGGGAACTCGCACAAAAACGGGAAGCTTCCCGGGAGTTGCTGGGGGAAAAGGAGGCTGTAAAAAAAGAGTACACGAATTACCTGAAGGACAAGCGGACTTCCATCTCCTATTCCCTGGTAGACCGCAATGCCTATGAGTTGCCGCCCCCCATCTACACCTGTATCGAAGGGGGTAAAGTGGTGGTCAACATCGAAGTGGACCGCCAGGGGTATGTCACCGATGCACACTTCAACGCGAACAGTTCCTCCACATCGAATGGCTGCCTGGTGGAGAATGCGATCGCCTATGCGCAACGGGCGCGTTTCAGCCCGGCCACCCGGGACGGGCAGAAGGGCTCGATTACCTATCTCTTTATCAGCAAATAA
- the truB gene encoding tRNA pseudouridine(55) synthase TruB — translation MEFSKESYLSGQVLLIDKPYEWSSFQALNAVKWTLRRAFSLKKIKVGHAGTLDPLATGLLLICTGKATKQIAGLQGLPKEYTGTIRLGAVTASYDLETPPEGTYPTEHITPEALLEATRAFTGEIRQQPPVFSAIKKDGKRLYEYARKGQQVDIPTRVVRIDAFELTRIALPEVDFRVTCSKGTYIRSLAHDFGQFLGSGAYLSALKRTKTGPYSVNKAHTPDAFREAFREKGFDV, via the coding sequence TTGGAATTTAGCAAAGAATCCTACCTAAGCGGTCAGGTCCTGCTGATCGACAAACCGTACGAATGGTCGTCATTCCAGGCGCTGAACGCTGTTAAATGGACGCTCCGGCGCGCTTTTTCCCTCAAGAAAATCAAGGTGGGGCACGCCGGGACCCTGGACCCGCTCGCCACAGGCCTGCTGTTGATCTGCACGGGGAAGGCCACGAAACAAATTGCCGGCCTGCAGGGCCTGCCCAAGGAGTATACCGGGACCATCCGATTGGGCGCAGTCACGGCGTCCTACGACCTGGAGACCCCCCCGGAAGGCACCTACCCCACCGAACATATTACCCCGGAGGCCCTTTTGGAGGCAACCCGGGCCTTTACCGGTGAAATCCGGCAACAACCCCCTGTTTTTTCAGCGATTAAAAAAGACGGCAAGCGGCTCTATGAGTACGCCAGGAAAGGCCAGCAAGTGGATATCCCTACCCGCGTGGTCCGGATCGATGCCTTTGAGCTGACCCGGATTGCGCTGCCCGAAGTGGATTTCCGCGTCACCTGCAGCAAAGGCACCTATATCCGCTCCCTGGCCCATGATTTCGGGCAATTTCTGGGTTCCGGGGCGTATCTTTCTGCATTGAAAAGAACCAAAACGGGTCCGTATTCCGTAAATAAAGCCCATACCCCGGACGCATTCCGGGAAGCATTTCGGGAAAAGGGCTTCGATGTCTGA
- a CDS encoding undecaprenyl-diphosphate phosphatase, with the protein MELIDAILLGIIQGLTEFLPVSSSGHLELGKALLGDDSLPEESLLFTVVLHFATALSTLVVYRRDVAEILGGLFQFRDNEATRFSAKIVLSMVPAALIGFFLEEQLEMFFGGSIVFVGCMLLITALLLFLADRARQTQRPVSYVNSFVIGIAQAVALLPGISRSGATIATSVLLGVDKSKAARFSFLMVVPLILGKIAKDLLDGGLVFESGNTVPVAAGFAAAFLSGLLACTWMIRLVRNSKLTYFAVYCLLAGLLAIGLGTWLAG; encoded by the coding sequence TTGGAGCTCATCGATGCCATCCTGCTCGGGATTATCCAGGGACTCACCGAATTCCTCCCCGTATCATCCAGCGGCCACCTGGAACTCGGCAAGGCCCTCCTGGGCGACGATTCCCTGCCTGAAGAAAGCCTGCTTTTTACGGTGGTACTGCATTTTGCCACGGCCCTCAGCACCCTGGTGGTCTATCGCCGGGACGTAGCTGAAATCCTGGGCGGGCTCTTCCAGTTCCGCGACAACGAGGCCACGCGGTTTTCGGCGAAAATTGTGCTGTCCATGGTCCCGGCTGCACTGATCGGTTTCTTTCTGGAGGAACAACTCGAAATGTTTTTCGGGGGCAGCATCGTCTTTGTCGGCTGTATGCTGCTGATTACGGCCTTGCTCCTCTTCCTGGCAGACAGGGCCCGGCAGACCCAGCGGCCCGTTTCATACGTCAATTCCTTTGTAATCGGCATCGCGCAGGCCGTGGCACTGCTCCCCGGCATCTCGCGGAGCGGGGCCACTATCGCCACCAGCGTCCTGCTGGGGGTCGATAAATCGAAGGCTGCCCGTTTTTCCTTCCTGATGGTGGTCCCCCTGATCCTGGGCAAAATCGCCAAGGACCTCCTGGACGGCGGCCTGGTGTTCGAAAGCGGGAATACCGTGCCCGTTGCGGCCGGTTTTGCGGCAGCGTTCCTCTCGGGCCTGCTGGCATGCACCTGGATGATCCGCCTGGTCCGCAACAGCAAACTAACCTATTTTGCCGTATATTGCCTGCTGGCAGGTCTCCTGGCCATCGGGTTGGGAACCTGGCTCGCCGGTTAA
- a CDS encoding DUF3098 domain-containing protein: MSKKHKSPESQKPKREFIFQKRNYILMAVGLGFIALGYILMAGGGSDDPNVFNPEIFSFRRIRLAPTLVLIGLGIQVYAILANPHKKKSS, encoded by the coding sequence ATGAGTAAAAAACACAAATCCCCGGAAAGCCAGAAGCCCAAGCGGGAGTTTATATTCCAGAAGCGAAACTACATACTCATGGCTGTCGGCCTCGGCTTTATCGCCCTCGGCTATATCCTGATGGCGGGCGGGGGCAGCGACGACCCGAACGTCTTTAACCCGGAAATCTTCAGTTTCCGGCGTATCCGCCTGGCGCCTACCCTGGTCCTGATCGGGTTGGGGATTCAGGTCTATGCGATTCTCGCGAACCCCCACAAGAAAAAATCCAGCTAG
- a CDS encoding cell division protein FtsX, producing MSKSFERYQKRKLISSYFSVTLSIGLVLFLLGILGLLVLNTQKLGDHFKEQITISVFFRDSAKQVEIDQLQKSLVMADYTKSAVYVSKEEAAELHSEEIGENFMEFLGYNPLKNSIDVQLNAAFVSPVQVDSIAGVIGEKSFVEEVSYDRPTIELLSENVQRIGLGILVASAVFTLIAVLLINSSIRLSIYSRRFIIKTMQMVGATKAFIRRPFIATSVKLGMIGACLALLALYGLLVYLDGNFPELGLLDDLPQIGLLFGVVFLLGIFIAGISTFFATQRFLNLRTDDLYY from the coding sequence ATGAGCAAGTCTTTTGAACGCTACCAGAAACGGAAGCTGATATCCTCTTATTTTTCGGTGACTCTGAGCATCGGCCTCGTGCTCTTCCTCCTGGGAATACTCGGGCTGCTGGTCCTCAACACCCAGAAACTCGGCGACCATTTCAAGGAACAGATCACGATTTCCGTGTTTTTCCGGGATTCCGCCAAACAGGTGGAAATTGACCAGCTCCAAAAAAGCCTGGTGATGGCGGATTACACCAAATCGGCCGTGTACGTATCCAAGGAGGAAGCCGCCGAATTGCACAGCGAGGAGATCGGCGAGAATTTTATGGAATTCCTCGGGTACAACCCCTTAAAAAACTCCATTGACGTCCAGCTGAATGCCGCGTTTGTCTCCCCGGTACAGGTCGATTCCATCGCCGGGGTCATCGGGGAAAAATCTTTTGTGGAAGAAGTGAGCTACGACCGGCCCACCATCGAATTGCTGAGTGAAAACGTCCAGCGGATCGGGCTGGGCATCCTGGTGGCCTCGGCGGTTTTCACGCTGATCGCCGTGCTGCTCATCAACTCCTCCATCCGGCTTTCGATCTATTCCCGCCGGTTTATCATCAAGACGATGCAAATGGTGGGGGCCACCAAGGCTTTTATCCGCCGGCCGTTTATCGCCACCAGTGTCAAACTCGGGATGATCGGAGCCTGCCTGGCACTTTTGGCACTCTACGGCCTGCTGGTTTACCTGGACGGCAACTTCCCGGAACTGGGGCTGCTGGACGACCTCCCGCAAATCGGGTTGCTCTTTGGGGTCGTTTTCCTGCTCGGCATATTCATTGCCGGAATCAGCACCTTTTTTGCCACGCAGCGCTTCCTGAACCTGCGGACGGACGATTTATATTATTAG